A region of the Curvibacter sp. AEP1-3 genome:
TTGCCGCCGCGGCCGATGCCGTCGATGCGGATGCTGCGGGTGTAGGCGGCAGCGCCGGCCAGGGTGTCTTTGTCTTCCAGGTCGATCAGCATCAAACCGCGGCCACCATTGGTCATGGTCTTGAGTTCGGTGATCTCAAAGGTCAGGATGCGCCCGCCGGTGGAAGCGCAGGCCACGTGGGTAGCAGGTGCAACCCCTGTTGCAGGCGTGCCAACTACCGTGACCTTGCCTTGCGCACCCGACACCACAGACGGCGCACACAGGGTTTCGCCCTCGCCCACGCCCACAAAGGCCTTGCCGGCTTTCTGGCGCGAGGTCATGTTCTCGACGCTGGCAATAAAGCCGTAGCCACCGCTGCCGGACAGCAGCAGCTGCGCGCTGGACGGGCCAGCAAAGTAGTACAGGATTTGCGTGCCGCCCTCCAACTCCAGCAGCGTGGTGACCGGTTGGCCATCACCCCGCCCGCCGGGCAGTGCAGACACCGGCACCGTGTAGATGCGCCCGTTGGAGCCGAACACAAGCAGCGTATCCACCGTGCGACATTCGAAGGTGCCGTACAGGCCGTCACCCGCCTTGAAGGCAAAGGTAGACGCCTCGTGGCCATGGCCGGTGCGGGCACGCACCCAGCCTTTTTCAGACACCACCACCGTCACCGGCTCGTCCACCACCTTCACTTCGGCCACGGCCTTTTTCTCGGCCTGGATAAGTGTGCGGCGCGGGTCGGCAAACACTTTGGCGTCCGCCTCAATCTCTTTCACCATCAAGCGGCGCAGTGCGGCGGGGCTGCCCAGAATCTCTTCCAGCTTGCCTTGCTCGGTGCGCAGTTCCGACAGCTCCTGCTCGATCTTGATGGCTTCCAAGCGCGCCAATTGGCGCAGGCGGATTTCCAGAATGTCTTCGGCCTGACGTTCGCTTAAGGAGAAGCGGGCAATCAGCGCGGCCTTGGGCTCATCGCTGTTGCGGATGATGGCAATCACCTCGTCGATGTTGAGCAACACCGTCTGGCGGCCTTCCAGGATGTGGATGCGGTCCAGCACCTTGCCCAAGCGGTGGCGGCTGCGCCGCTCGATGGTGCTGGCGCGGAAGGCCACCCATTCCACCAGCATCTGGCGCAATGACTTTTGCACCGGCTTGCCATCCAGCCCCACCATGGTGAGGTTGATGGGCGACGAGGTTTCTAGGCTCGTATGGGCCAGGAGCGCTGTGATCAGCTCCTGCTGCTCCACGGTACGGCTCTTGGGCTCAAACACCAGGCGCACCAGGGCGTCTTTGTTCGACTCATCGCGCACCACATCCAGCACGCTCAAGATGCTGGCCTTGAGCTGGGTTTGGTCTTGGCTCAGGGCCTTTTTGCCGGCCTTAACTTTGGGGTTGGTGAGTTCTTCAATCTCTTCCAGCACGCGCTGGCTGCTCACGCCGGGCGGCAACTCGGTAACCACCAGCTGCCACTGGCCGCGGGCCAGGTCTTCAATCTTCCAACGCGCGCGCACCTTGAGGCTGCCGCGGCCGCTGCGGTAGGCATCGGCAATGTCACTGGCGCTGCTGATGATCTGGCCACCACCGGGAAAGTCGGGGCCAGGAATCAAGGTGAACAGTTCGTCGTCAGACAGCTTGTCGTTCTTGATGAGCGCGACGCATGCGTCGGCCACTTCACGCAGGTTGTGGCTGGGGATTTCGGTGGCCAGGCCCACGGCAATGCCGCTGGCGCCGTTGAGCAGGCTGAACGGGAGGCGCGCAGGCAACTGCTTGGGCTCTTCGGTAGAGCCGTCGTAGTTGGGCTGAAAATCCACCGTGCCTTGGTCGATTTCGTCCAGCAGCAGCGTGGTGATTTTGGCCAGCCGGGCTTCGGTATAGCGCATGGCAGCGGCACCGTCGCCGTCTCTGGAACCGAAGTTGCCTTGACCATCGACCAGCGGGTAACGCTGCGAAAAGTCTTGCGCCATGCGCACCAAGGCGTCGTATGCCGACTGGTCGCCATGCGGGTGGAAGCGGCCCAGCACATCGCCAACCACGCGGGCGCTTTTGACCGGCTTGGCACCGGCGTTGCCATTGGCGCCTCCAAAGCCCAGGCCCATGCGGCCCATGCTGTACAAAATGCGGCGCTGTACGGGCTTGAGGCCATCGCACACGTCGGGCAGGGCACGGCCTTTGACGACGGAGAGCGCGTATTCCAGGTAGGCGCGCTGGGCGTAGGTGGCCAGGTTCAGTTCGCCATCGTCGCCGGGCGGCACGGGACCTGTCGGTTCAGCGGGGTCGGGGATCAAATCAAGCGTGGTTTGGTCAGTCATGTTTCTTCAGTTCAGTCCACTGCAATCCGGGAATCTTCAGGGGCCACAGGCAGAGCCGGGGTGATCATGTTGCCGCGTCCGATGGCTCCACCAGGCATGGCGCGGGGTGCCAGCACATAGGCCGTGCGGGAGCCGGACAACACATAGCCGTCGCCGTAAGGGTTGAGCACTGGCTTGACGCCCACCACTTGCGGCACGGACGTACTGGTTGTGGCGGGTGGTTTGAGCGCGGCGTAGAGCTCGATCACGGTGGCGACGTAGTTCTGGGTTTCTTTGAAATTGGGCACTTTGTTACCCGCCTTTTGCACCGCGCCCTCGCCTGCGTTGTACGCCGCAAGTGCCAGATCGGTGCGGCCCGGGAACATGTCGAGCAACAAGCGCAGATAGCGTGCACCGATGCCGACGTTGATCTTGGGGTCAGCCAGCTTGGCCTCCACCGACATCCAGCGGTCGCTGTCTACACCAAAACGGCGTGCCGTATCGGGCATGACCTGCATGAGCCCGATCGCGCCTTTGGGCGACACGGCAGTAGGCTCAAAGCCGGACTCAGTGGTGACCAGCGCCTTGAGCAGCTCGTAGTCCAGGCGGTACTTGCGGGCGGCCTCTTGCAACAAGGGCTGGGCTTTACGGTAGCGCGAGGAATTGTCAAAAAACGCCGCCAGTTTGGGGGACAGCTCGGGCGCATCCGGCACCACAACCTGCGGGACAGTGGCATCAGCGCCGGACTGCAGGCCACGGATAGAAGCGCGGAAAAACAACGTATAGCGATCGTCCACTTGCTCGGTGGAAAGATACGTTTTACCCTGCGGATCCACATAGACCCACACATCGGCTTTGGCATCAAAAGCGGCTGTAGCGCACATCCATATTGCGCAAGCAGCTACTTTTTTCATAGCGAAACGGGACGCGGCAGCACGCAGGTGCATCAGACGTCGATCTCTACCGAGTCGCCGTGCAATTCCATCAGCTCGCGGCGGGACGATGCCTCGCCCTTGCCCATAAGCTTGGTGATCAGCGCTTCTGTGTCGCCGAAGTTGATGGAGCCCAGCATGACCGGCAACAGGCGGCGTGTGTCGGGGTTGAGCGTGGTGTCCCACAGCTGCTCGGCATTCATTTCGCCCAAGCCTTTGAAGCGGCTGATGGACCAAGCGCCTTCACGCACACCCTCTTTGCGCAGCTTGTCGAGGATGGCAGTGAGTTCGCCTTCGTCCAGCGCGTAGGCCTTGCTGGCGGGCTTTTTGCCGCGGGCCGGCGCATCCACCCGGAACAGCGGGGGGCGAGCCACATACACATGGCCGGTCTCGATGAGCTTGGGGAAATGGCGGAAGAACAGCGTGAGCAGCAGCACTTGGATGTGGGAGCCGTCCACGTCCGCATCGCTCAAGATACAAACCTTGCCGTAGCGCAGGCCGCTCAGGTCGGGCGTGTCGTTGGGGCCGTGCGGGTCTACGCCGATGGCGACCGAAATGTCGTGGATTTCGGTGTTGGCAAACAGGCGGTCGCGGTCTACCTCCCAGGTGTTGAGCACCTTGCCGCGCAGGGGCAGGATGGCTTGGTTTTCTTTGTCGCGGCCCATCTTGGCGCTACCACCGGCGGAGTCACCCTCGACCAGAAACACCTCGTTGTAGGCAATGTCGCGGCTCTCGCAGTCGGTGAGCTTGCCGGGCAGCACGGCTACACCGCTGCTCTTGCGCTTTTCGACCTTCTGGCCGGCCTTCTGGCGGGTTTGGGCGGCCTTGATGGCCAGCTCCGCCAGCTTTTTGCCGTAATCCACATGCTGGTTGAGCCACAACTCCAGCGCGGGGCGCACAAAGCTACTGACCAAGCGCACCGCGTCGCGCGAATTGAGGCGCTCTTTGATCTGGCCTTGAAACTGCGGGTCCAGCACTTTGGCGCTCAGCACATAGCTGGCGCGGGCGAACACGTCTTCGGGCATGAGCTTCACGCCTTTGGGCAGCAGGCTGTGAAACTCGATGAAGCTTTTGACGGCTTGGAACAGGCCATCCCGCAAGCCGCTCTCGTGCGTACCGCCTGCGCTGGTGGGAATCAGGTTCACATAGCTCTCGCGCACTGGCGCGCCGTCTTCGGTAAACGCCACGCACCAAGTTGCGCCCTCGCCTTCGGCAAAGGTGTCGTTGTTGCCATCGGCAAAGCCTTCACCGTCAAACATGGGGATGACGGGGTCGGCGCTCAGGGTCTGGCCCAAATAATCTTTCAGGCCACCCTTGTAGAGCCAGTTCTGGCTTTCCTTGGTCTTTTCATTCACCAGCGTCACGCTCACGCCGGGCATCAGCACCGCTTTGCTGCGCAGCAAGTGGGTCAGCTCGCCCATGGGCAGGACGGCGGATTCAAAATACTTGGCGTCCGGCCACACCCGCACGGTGGTGCCCTGTTTGCGGTCGCCGTCACCGCCCTTGCGCACTTGCAGGGCCTCGGTCACGTCGCCGCCTTCAAACACCAGATGAGCGACGGAACCTTCGCGGTAGCTGGTGGCTTCCAGGCGCTTGCCCAGCGCGTTGGTCACCGACACACCGACGCCGTGCAAGCCGCCCGAGAAGCTGTAGGCGCCGCCCTTGCCTTTGTCGAACTTGCCGCCCGCATGCAAGCGGGTGAACACCAGCTCAATGACGGGTGCTTTTTCTTCCGGGTGCATGCCAAACGGGATGCCACGGCCATCGTCTTCCACGCTGACGGAGCCGTCCGCATGCAGGGTGACCTTGATTTTTTTGCCGTATCCGGCCAAGGCTTCGTCGGCAGCGTTGTCCAGCACTTCCTGGATGATGTGCAGGGGGTTGTCGGTGCGGGTGTACATGCCCGGGCGCTGTTTGACGGGCTCCAGGCCCTTGAGCACGCGGATCGACGATTCAGAATATTCGGGGGTGGGTTTGACAGCCATAGCGGCGGATTGTAGGGGAACTGCGGCAATCCACTGTATATGCATACATGCAAATACCGATTCTTAGACCCGAGACAGGGGCGCTCTGTGTCCCGCCCGCTGCAAACGATCCGCCGAAACTGGCTACATTTGCAGGATGAGCTCTTCCCCCAAAACCCTCTCCATGTCCCAGGTGCTGGTGTGCGGCGCCACCATCGTGACGCTGTCCATGGGCATCCGTCACGGTTTCGGCCTCTGGCTGCAGCCTATCACCCAGGCCCAGGGCTGGACGCGCGAGACTTTTGCTTTTGCAATCGCTATCCAGAACCTGGCGTGGGGCTTGAGCGGCATTTTTGCGGGCATGGCCGCCGACCGGTTCGGGGCATTCCGGGTGATCATCATCGGGGCGCTGTTGTACGCGCTGGGCTTGTGCGGCATGGCATTGACCACTACCCCATTGATGTTCACCTTGGCTACCGGCGCCCTGATCGGCATGGCGCAAGCGGGCACGACCTATGCCGTGATTTACGGCGTGATCGGCCGCAATGTGCCAGCAGAGAAGCGTTCCTGGGCCATGGGGGTCGCAGCGGCAGCAGGCTCGTTCGGCCAGTTTTTGATGGTGCCCACTGAAGGCTTTTTGATCAGCCACTTTGGCTGGCAGCAGGCCTTGCTGGCCTTGGCAGCGGCCACTCTGCTGATGATTCCGCTGGCACGCGGGCTGAAAGAACCTGCATTCGGCGGAGCTTCAGCCCCGGCGCGTCAGCAAAGCATAGGGCAGGCACTGCGCGAGGCCTTCAAATACCCGAGCTTTCAATTGCTGATGGCAGGTTACTTTGTGTGCGGCTTCCAAGTGGTGTTTATCGGAGTGCACATGCCCAGCTACCTGAAAGACAAAGGCTTGTCACCCCAGGTCGCGAGCTATGCGCTGGCGTTGATCGGCCTCTTTAATGTGTTCGGCACTTACGCAGCAGGTGTGCTGGGCCAGAAGCTGCCGAAGAAGTACATCCTTGCATTTATCTACTTCGCGCGGGCGGTAGCCATCAGCCTGTTTTTGCTGGTGCCGCTGTCCCCCATGAGTGTGTATGTATTTGCTTCTGTCATGGGGGTGCTGTGGCTATCTACCATTCCACCCACCAATGCAACCATTGCCCAGATTTTCGGTGTGGCGCATTTGTCCATGCTGGGAGGATTTGTTTTCTTCAGCCACCAGATCGGATCCTTCATGGGCGTGTGGCTGGGTGGCTACTTGTATGACCGCACCGGAAGTTATGACATCGTCTGGTACATCGCCATCGCACTGGGCGTGGCCGCTGCACTGGTAAATCTGCCGGTACGTGAAGCGCCCATTACCCGCGCTCCTCAAGCCGCTTGAAACCAACCTCCATGCTCAAAAAAACTGCGACCACACTGGCCTTGTGCGTGCTGCTGACCGCTGTTTTCACCTTGTACGCCCAACCTGATTTCATGGTGCAGATGGCCAATCAGCTTTGGGCCTGCTTTTGAGTTTTCCTGCTATGACCAAAAACATCCCTGTCACCATCATTACCGGCGCTTCTGAGGGCATAGGTGCCGAGCTCGCGCGTCAACTGGCTACACGCTACGGCGCTGAAATGAACCTCGTGTTGGCCGCCCGCAAACGCGAGCGTTTGGACGCGGTGGCAGATGTTTGTCGCGCCAGGGGAAGTGAGGTTCTGGTGGTGCCCACGGATGTGTCGATCGAAGCACAATGCCGCAGCCTGGTTCAAGCCACGATTGATGCTTTCGGGCGCATTGACACCTTGGTCAACAACGCGGGCGTCTCTGCCCAAGCGCTGTTTCAGGATGTAGATGCCCAAGACCTGCATTGGTATGAAGACCTCATGCGTATCAACCTGTGGGGCAGTGTGTGGTGCACCCACGCTGCGCTGCCGCACATCAAGCAGACCCAAGGGCGCATCGTCGCGGTGTCGTCACTGGCGGGTCTGATCGGCGTGCCCGGGCGTACGGCTTACAGCGCCTCCAAATTTGCGATGACAGGCTTTTTCGAAGCGTTGCGTGCAGAGCTCAAACCTTCCCGCGTTAGCGTGACCACTGCTTTCCCCGGCGTAGTGTTGACTGATATCCGTGCGCACGGACTGAATGCCAAGGGCGAAGTAGCCGGATCCAGTGGCCTCAAGGAAGACAAAGCCATGACCGTATCCGAGTGCGCCTATCTGATCGCCACAGGTATGCAAAACCGCCAACGTGAAGTGGTGATGACGGCCCAAGGCAAGCTGGGGCGTTTTTTGAAGCTTCTGCTTCCGGGTGTGGTGGAAAACATGGCCATGGCAGCGCTGAAAGATGAAGTGAAACCCAAGTGATGCACAAACCACATACGCAGGTGTCCGCGCCATCGCCGTGGATTCAGCGCTGGAGCCACCTCATTCCCTCAGGCACTTCGGTTTTGGACGTTGCCTGCGGGAGCGGCCGCCATTTGGAATGGTTTGCGAGGCTCGGTTGCAAAGTGACGGGGGTCGATAGAGACTTAAGCGGCGCGCGCCAATTGGTACCACTTGCCAGACTGATAGAAGCTGACATTGAGAACGGGCCGTGGCCGCTTGCTAGAGATGGAGCCTCCGAACCCGAAATGTTCGATGCCGTTGTAGTGACCAATTACTTGTGGCGTCCCCTGATGGGTACACTGCTGGCCAGCCTCGCTCCGGGCGGTGTTCTGCTCTATGAGACATTTGCCGCCGGCAACGAAACGGTGGGGCGCCCGGCCCGGCCCGACTTTCTGCTGAAAAACGGAGAGCTGTTAGACATGTGCAAAGACTTGCACATCGTGGCGTATGAAAACGGTTTTGTGGATCAGCCCGACCGATTCGTTCAGCGCATTGCAGCACTGAGAAACTTTACCCCCAGTGCACACAGTGACGCTCCGGCGCGTTATGCACTCTAGTTAAAATGTTTGTTTACTGATTCAACACTCGACATGAACGCTTCTAAAGGTCCAATCCGGGGCAGCATCGTAGCCCTTATCACTCCGATGCTTGATGACGGCTCCGTGGATTACCCCGCGCTGCGCAAACTCATCGATTGGCATATCGCCGAAGGCACCGACTGCATCGGCGTGGTGGGTACGACGGGTGAATCCCCCACTGTCAGTGTTGAAGAACATTGCGAAATCATCCGCGTGTCCGTCGAGCAATCCGCGGGGCGCGTACCGATCATGGCAGGTTGCGGCGGCAACTCCACCCGCGAGGCAATCGCCTTGGCGAAATTTGCAAAACAGGTGGGCGCCGATTGCCAACTGCAAGTCGTGCCTTACTACAACAAGCCTACGCAAGAGGGCCAATACCAGCACTTCAAGGCCATTGCTGAAGCCACCGGCGATTTGCCTATCGTGCTCTACAACGTACCCGGGCGCTCCGTGGCCGATATGGCCCACGATACTGTGTTGCGTTTGACACAGGTGCCAGGCATTGTGGGCATCAAGGAGGCCACCGGCAATATCGAACGGGCGCAATGGTTGATCAAGGACGCCCCCAAAGAGTTCTCCATCTACAGCGGTGATGACCCGACTGCGGTGGCATTGATGCTGTGCGGTGGACATGGCAATGTGAGCGTCACTGCGAACGTGGCGCCCCGCCTCATGCATGAGTTGTGTGTGGCAGCTATTGCCGGCGATGTGGCCCGCGCCATGGAAATTCAAATGAAACTTTTGCCCGTGCACAAGGCTCTATTCGTTGAGTCCAACCCGATCCCGGTGAAATGGGCTGTGTCGCGCATGGGCCTGAGCAAGCCTGCGTTACGTTTGCCCTTGACGCCTTTGACGGACGCGAGCCAACCGGTTCTTGAGCGTGCCCTGCAGTCCGCCGGACTGATCTGAGCTCCTGACCCTTTTTTGAGGAAATCCGTGAATTCCATTTCTAAAGTGATTTTGCTAGGCGCGACCTTGGCCCTTGGGGCCTGTTCTGCGCTCGAAACTGACAAAGTGGATTACCGATCCGCGGCCAAGGCTCCCAAGCTGGACGTGCCACCGGACTTGACCCAACTCAGCAAGGAAACGCCTTACACCGTAGTGGGCGGCGCAGTATCTGCCAATGCGTCCAAAGCGGGGCAGGTTGAGACATCCAAGGCTGTAATCGCCGCGGTCGCAGTGGGTGACGTGCGCATTGAGCGTGCCGGCAACCAGCGTTGGCTTGTTGTGAACCGCCCAGCGGAGAAGCTATGGGAACCGGTCAAGGACTTCTGGCAGGAAAACGGATTTTTGCTGGCGATGGACCAGGACAAGCTGGGCATCATGGAAACCGACTGGGCGGAAAACCGGGCCAAGATTCCACAAGACTTCATCCGAGCCTCTTTGGGCAAACTGCTGGATTCGTTCTACTCCACCCCGGAACGGGACAAGTTCCGTACACGCCTGGAGCGGGACGCAAATGGAAATACAGAAATTTTCATTAGCCACCGTGGCATGGCCGAGGTTTACACGGCTGACCGCACCAACCAGACAGTGTGGCAGCCACGCCCAGCAGACCCTGAACTGGAAGCTGAATTTCTCCGCCGTCTGATGGTGAAACTGGGAGTTTCCCAAGAGCAGTCCAAGGCTTTGGTTGCGAACAGCACTCCGAAACCCGTGGCCGTGGTGGGCAATGTGAATGGGCAACCCGTAGTGCAATTGGAAGAAGGGTTCGACCGCGCATGGCGCCGCACGGGTCTGGCATTGGATCGGACTGGTTTCACGGTGGAAGACCGGGATCGCAAACAAGGCATCTACTTTGTGCGGTACCAGAATCTGACCTCAGAGAACTCCGAGCCTGGATTCTTTAGCAAAATGTTCAGTGGCTCCAAAAAAGCCAATGAAGCTACCAAGTACCGCATTGCAGTGCGCAGCGTGGGGGAGAAATCCACCGTCAGCGTACTGGATGCCGATGGCAATGCAGAGAGCTCTGCAACAGCTCAACGCATCGTCAAAGTGATTGCGGACGACATCAAGTAAATTTTTACATCACCTTGGCGGGTGATGCGGGGACGAAAAAAAACCACCTTGCGGTGGTTTTTTTTCGTCTGCAAGCAGATTACTGCTTGGCTGGCTCGGAAGCAGCAGCTGCGGGAGCAGCAGGAGCAGATGCGTCAGCAGCAGGAGCGGAAGCAGCGGCGGCAGGAGCTTCAACAGCAGCAGGAGCGGCAGCAGGAGCAGCTTCTTCTTTTTTACCGCAAGCAGCCAGGGCGGCAGCAGCGATCAAAGCTGCCAAAACGAGAGACTTGTTCATTTTTAAAGACTTCAGTGAGTTAACGAAACAATTTCCGGAAATTGTCTGGATGGCAAGCCACCCAGCCCTGACGAAAAGCATTCGGTCTCTTTCCACCAGAGCTTGAAATTATACAAGACCCAAAACAGTGCATTCGGGTAAACCCTCTTGAAGCCCTAGAGACCCAATGTTGTTGCAGGAAATCCGGGCGAGCTTTGGCGTCTGCACTCGTCTAACAGTTCTGTTAATTCGACACGCACGCGAGGCTCGTTACCGAATACGCCGATAGATCGGGTGAGTTCGCGTCTATGCAAAAACCACTCAGGCCCCACCAATGCACTGGGCATTTCACTGTCGTCCAGATGCTTCACCACACGGCAATCCACTAGGTGGCTCCAGGTACCACGCCATTGAACAAAACGGGGATGGAGCAGCGTGACTTGGTTGTAACGCTTAGCGAGCATGGTGAGTTTGCGACCCGGCCCGGCCCAAGCATTCAAGGCCTCAACGACCGCCTTTTCACGCAAAGGCCAGTCTTCAAAGTTGACATCACTCCACACCATGTGTGGCCATTTCTGGGCAGCTGCAACCGCCATGAAATCGCGGAAGCGCTGGGCAAACTCCGTGGGGCCGGAAAAAGTGCCAGCGCTCAACACAGGAGGCTCATTGGTCGACATGTAACCAGCCCGCATCACACCAGTCTTGCACAAGGTCCCGTGCGCCCTCACTCAGACGTTGAACCTCTTTGGCTTCCAAGTAACGCTGATCGGCCAGCCGCTTAATCAACTGCGCATCCCGTCCTGAGGCGTTGAAGCTTTCGCCATTGATGAAGACGTGATGCTCGTCGTAGAGCATGCGTGTCCGGCGATCCAAGCGGATAGCGCCATCAACATCCTGGCCCTCTCCATCAAACCAGACATTCGCTTTGGGCTCACTCAGATACTCTCCCAAAGCACGTGCAACTGCCTTGGGGTCTTTGAGAGCGGCGTGCACCGCGGACTGGGCGAACTCCAGCATGGTTGCAGGTAGAGCCGCATGCGCTTTTACTGCTGATTGCTTGGGATCGGCATACAAGGTCGCTGGCAACTCATCCAGAGCCTGCTCCGCGAGTCGCTGCAAAACTTCCTGCGCCAACTCAGACTGCGAGGGGGAACGGAAGCCGATGGAATAAGTCATGCACTCGCCTTCGGCGATACCGTCGTGGGCATATTTCGGCGGGAGATACAGCATGTCGCCGGGCTCGAGCACAAACTCCTCTTCAGGCTCAAAGTTGGCAAGAATTTTGAGGGGCATGTCCGGCTTCAGGGACAAGTCTTTCTGGCGACCGATGCGCCAGCGGCGCCGCCCATGCGCCTGCAAGAGAAACACGTCGTAGCTGTCAAAGTGAGGGCCCACGCCGCCCTGGTCAGTGGCATAGCTGATCATGAGGTCGTCGAGGCGCGCGTCCGGCACGAAGCGGAATTGGTTGATCAAGCTGTGCACCCGTTCGTCATGCATGTCCACGCCCTGCACCAGCAAGGTCCAGCCTGCTTGCTTAAAAGGTGGCAAGGCTTTGCGTGCAAACGGTCCGTGCTTGAACTTCCATCCTGCGCCTTTGCCCGAAGCATCCTGCACCACCAGACGCGATTCCACGTCTTCTTGTGCCGCCATCTCCAACAACTCGATGCGTTCCAACAAAGGCGCAAACCCGGGAATGGCCTGCCGGATCACCAAAGGCTTTTTGTGCCAATAGCGTTGCATGAAGGTTTCCGGGCTGATGCCGCCCAGCAGCTGGAGAGGAGTTTGAATGTTCATGGGACAATTCTCGCCTATGGAAATCACCACACAATGCGTCGTTGCCCTGACATGGACGCTGAAAGACACTTTGGGCGAAGAGCTGGACGTTTTGGACGAG
Encoded here:
- the parC gene encoding DNA topoisomerase IV subunit A; protein product: MTDQTTLDLIPDPAEPTGPVPPGDDGELNLATYAQRAYLEYALSVVKGRALPDVCDGLKPVQRRILYSMGRMGLGFGGANGNAGAKPVKSARVVGDVLGRFHPHGDQSAYDALVRMAQDFSQRYPLVDGQGNFGSRDGDGAAAMRYTEARLAKITTLLLDEIDQGTVDFQPNYDGSTEEPKQLPARLPFSLLNGASGIAVGLATEIPSHNLREVADACVALIKNDKLSDDELFTLIPGPDFPGGGQIISSASDIADAYRSGRGSLKVRARWKIEDLARGQWQLVVTELPPGVSSQRVLEEIEELTNPKVKAGKKALSQDQTQLKASILSVLDVVRDESNKDALVRLVFEPKSRTVEQQELITALLAHTSLETSSPINLTMVGLDGKPVQKSLRQMLVEWVAFRASTIERRSRHRLGKVLDRIHILEGRQTVLLNIDEVIAIIRNSDEPKAALIARFSLSERQAEDILEIRLRQLARLEAIKIEQELSELRTEQGKLEEILGSPAALRRLMVKEIEADAKVFADPRRTLIQAEKKAVAEVKVVDEPVTVVVSEKGWVRARTGHGHEASTFAFKAGDGLYGTFECRTVDTLLVFGSNGRIYTVPVSALPGGRGDGQPVTTLLELEGGTQILYYFAGPSSAQLLLSGSGGYGFIASVENMTSRQKAGKAFVGVGEGETLCAPSVVSGAQGKVTVVGTPATGVAPATHVACASTGGRILTFEITELKTMTNGGRGLMLIDLEDKDTLAGAAAYTRSIRIDGIGRGGKERDETLEIRSLNNARAARGRKGKAADLGFKPNRVTRVE
- a CDS encoding class I SAM-dependent methyltransferase, with the translated sequence MHKPHTQVSAPSPWIQRWSHLIPSGTSVLDVACGSGRHLEWFARLGCKVTGVDRDLSGARQLVPLARLIEADIENGPWPLARDGASEPEMFDAVVVTNYLWRPLMGTLLASLAPGGVLLYETFAAGNETVGRPARPDFLLKNGELLDMCKDLHIVAYENGFVDQPDRFVQRIAALRNFTPSAHSDAPARYAL
- the dapA gene encoding 4-hydroxy-tetrahydrodipicolinate synthase, which codes for MNASKGPIRGSIVALITPMLDDGSVDYPALRKLIDWHIAEGTDCIGVVGTTGESPTVSVEEHCEIIRVSVEQSAGRVPIMAGCGGNSTREAIALAKFAKQVGADCQLQVVPYYNKPTQEGQYQHFKAIAEATGDLPIVLYNVPGRSVADMAHDTVLRLTQVPGIVGIKEATGNIERAQWLIKDAPKEFSIYSGDDPTAVALMLCGGHGNVSVTANVAPRLMHELCVAAIAGDVARAMEIQMKLLPVHKALFVESNPIPVKWAVSRMGLSKPALRLPLTPLTDASQPVLERALQSAGLI
- a CDS encoding DNA topoisomerase IV subunit B, translated to MAVKPTPEYSESSIRVLKGLEPVKQRPGMYTRTDNPLHIIQEVLDNAADEALAGYGKKIKVTLHADGSVSVEDDGRGIPFGMHPEEKAPVIELVFTRLHAGGKFDKGKGGAYSFSGGLHGVGVSVTNALGKRLEATSYREGSVAHLVFEGGDVTEALQVRKGGDGDRKQGTTVRVWPDAKYFESAVLPMGELTHLLRSKAVLMPGVSVTLVNEKTKESQNWLYKGGLKDYLGQTLSADPVIPMFDGEGFADGNNDTFAEGEGATWCVAFTEDGAPVRESYVNLIPTSAGGTHESGLRDGLFQAVKSFIEFHSLLPKGVKLMPEDVFARASYVLSAKVLDPQFQGQIKERLNSRDAVRLVSSFVRPALELWLNQHVDYGKKLAELAIKAAQTRQKAGQKVEKRKSSGVAVLPGKLTDCESRDIAYNEVFLVEGDSAGGSAKMGRDKENQAILPLRGKVLNTWEVDRDRLFANTEIHDISVAIGVDPHGPNDTPDLSGLRYGKVCILSDADVDGSHIQVLLLTLFFRHFPKLIETGHVYVARPPLFRVDAPARGKKPASKAYALDEGELTAILDKLRKEGVREGAWSISRFKGLGEMNAEQLWDTTLNPDTRRLLPVMLGSINFGDTEALITKLMGKGEASSRRELMELHGDSVEIDV
- a CDS encoding MFS transporter; this encodes MSSSPKTLSMSQVLVCGATIVTLSMGIRHGFGLWLQPITQAQGWTRETFAFAIAIQNLAWGLSGIFAGMAADRFGAFRVIIIGALLYALGLCGMALTTTPLMFTLATGALIGMAQAGTTYAVIYGVIGRNVPAEKRSWAMGVAAAAGSFGQFLMVPTEGFLISHFGWQQALLALAAATLLMIPLARGLKEPAFGGASAPARQQSIGQALREAFKYPSFQLLMAGYFVCGFQVVFIGVHMPSYLKDKGLSPQVASYALALIGLFNVFGTYAAGVLGQKLPKKYILAFIYFARAVAISLFLLVPLSPMSVYVFASVMGVLWLSTIPPTNATIAQIFGVAHLSMLGGFVFFSHQIGSFMGVWLGGYLYDRTGSYDIVWYIAIALGVAAALVNLPVREAPITRAPQAA
- the bamC gene encoding outer membrane protein assembly factor BamC; amino-acid sequence: MNSISKVILLGATLALGACSALETDKVDYRSAAKAPKLDVPPDLTQLSKETPYTVVGGAVSANASKAGQVETSKAVIAAVAVGDVRIERAGNQRWLVVNRPAEKLWEPVKDFWQENGFLLAMDQDKLGIMETDWAENRAKIPQDFIRASLGKLLDSFYSTPERDKFRTRLERDANGNTEIFISHRGMAEVYTADRTNQTVWQPRPADPELEAEFLRRLMVKLGVSQEQSKALVANSTPKPVAVVGNVNGQPVVQLEEGFDRAWRRTGLALDRTGFTVEDRDRKQGIYFVRYQNLTSENSEPGFFSKMFSGSKKANEATKYRIAVRSVGEKSTVSVLDADGNAESSATAQRIVKVIADDIK
- a CDS encoding lytic transglycosylase domain-containing protein, which codes for MCATAAFDAKADVWVYVDPQGKTYLSTEQVDDRYTLFFRASIRGLQSGADATVPQVVVPDAPELSPKLAAFFDNSSRYRKAQPLLQEAARKYRLDYELLKALVTTESGFEPTAVSPKGAIGLMQVMPDTARRFGVDSDRWMSVEAKLADPKINVGIGARYLRLLLDMFPGRTDLALAAYNAGEGAVQKAGNKVPNFKETQNYVATVIELYAALKPPATTSTSVPQVVGVKPVLNPYGDGYVLSGSRTAYVLAPRAMPGGAIGRGNMITPALPVAPEDSRIAVD
- a CDS encoding SDR family oxidoreductase; this translates as MTKNIPVTIITGASEGIGAELARQLATRYGAEMNLVLAARKRERLDAVADVCRARGSEVLVVPTDVSIEAQCRSLVQATIDAFGRIDTLVNNAGVSAQALFQDVDAQDLHWYEDLMRINLWGSVWCTHAALPHIKQTQGRIVAVSSLAGLIGVPGRTAYSASKFAMTGFFEALRAELKPSRVSVTTAFPGVVLTDIRAHGLNAKGEVAGSSGLKEDKAMTVSECAYLIATGMQNRQREVVMTAQGKLGRFLKLLLPGVVENMAMAALKDEVKPK